Proteins co-encoded in one Brassica rapa cultivar Chiifu-401-42 chromosome A02, CAAS_Brap_v3.01, whole genome shotgun sequence genomic window:
- the LOC103852356 gene encoding glycerophosphodiester phosphodiesterase GDPDL3 has product MRASTVLLNSIVLIQLFAAQIDAKGSKSPWQTFSGDAPLVIARGGFSGLFPDSSIDAYNFAMQTSVAGAVLCCDVQLTKDGHGVSFPDLKLNNASNIGDIYPNRQKSYPVNGVTTQGWFTIDFSLRDLNNVSCKYL; this is encoded by the exons ATGCGAGCTTCAACAGTTCTACTCAATAGTATTGTTCTGATTCAGTTGTTTGCGGCTCAAATTGATGCTAAAGGATCAAAAAGTCCATGGCAGACTTTCAGTG GTGATGCTCCACTTGTGATTGCTCGTGGTGGGTTTTCTGGATTGTTTCCAGATTCAAGTATTGATGCTTACAACTTCGCAATGCAGACAAGTGTAGCCGGTGCTGTTCTATGCTGTGATGTTCAGCTAACCAAAGATGGACATGGGGTTTCCTTCCCTGATTTAAAGTTGAACAATGCTTCAAATATTGGAGATATTTACCCAAATCGCCAAAAATCTTACCCGGTTAATGGAGTCACTACTCAGGGTTGGTTCACCATTGATTTCTCCTTGAGAGATCTCAATAATGTTTCTTGTAAGTATTTATGA
- the LOC103852354 gene encoding LEAF RUST 10 DISEASE-RESISTANCE LOCUS RECEPTOR-LIKE PROTEIN KINASE-like 2.4 isoform X2 encodes MYFISMYPLVFFFLFSIFHHLPCASSKLELCETLFECGNITAGFPFWGGTRHRNCGHPLLELLCNKNSSTSIIISDQEYSVFHLNQTSNTIKLTRPDFLGSFCSSAFTNTTLPPQIFELLPTYKNITVFYHCDPFLPYLSSHTCPKIGLISLSENHNGTCRNGFTVNVPKSFIATEKKLNMTNLESVLSKGFEVKLKIDRKACQQCLSTHGSCGFNQTLPLRNKCNPLHPQTSKFLNSQSVLHHLSGVIFLAAFITVCLHCQQISHDPAQQNLKTVPQPNIEPYNPLKKYSYAQVTRITKSFAEVVGKGGFGTVYRGTLCDGRIVAVKVLKDSKGNGEDFLTEVATISQTSHVNIVTLLGFCSEGSKRAIIYEFLGNGSLDKFISSKTTVDMDWPTLYGIALGVARGLEYLHHGCRTRIVHFDIKPQNILLDDNLCPKVADFGLAKLCERKESILSLLDTRGTIGYIAPELFSRMYGRVSHKSDVYSYGMLVLEMIGARNKERAAQNSASDASSIYFPEWIYKDIEKGDTGRLNMDGIVCKEEEMVRKMTLVGLWCIQSSPIDRPPMNRVVEMMEGSVDALKVPPRPGLQVQVAPLQESSTLSENISVYTEYDP; translated from the exons ATGTACTTTATCTCCATGTATCCTCTggtctttttctttctcttctccaTATTCCACCATCTTCCTTGTGCTTCAAGTAAACTTGAATTATGTGAGACTTTGTTCGAATGTGGTAACATCACCGCCGGTTTCCCATTCTGGGGAGGGACACGTCACAGAAATTGCGGCCATCCGTTGCTGGAGCTTCTCTGCAATAAAAACAGCAGTACCTCTATTATCATCTCAGACCAAGAGTACTCAGTTTTCCATCTAAATCAAACATCCAACACTATTAAACTTACCAGACCAGACTTTCTAGGCTCTTTTTGCTCCTCTGCGTTCACCAACACAACCTTGCCTCCCCAAATTTTTGAGCTTTTGCCAACCTACAAGAATATCACTGTATTCTACCATTGTGACCCTTTTCTTCCTTACCTTTCAAGTCATACATGTCCCAAGATAGGTCTTATCTCATTGTCTGAAAATCATAACGGTACATGCCGTAATGGTTTCACGGTGAACGTTCCGAAGAGTTTTATTGCAACAGAGAAAAAGTTGAATATGACCAATTTAGAAAGTGTTTTAAGCAAAGGGTTTGAGGTGAAGTTGAAGATTGATAGAAAAGCATGTCAACAATGTTTATCCACTCATGGAAGCTGTGGATTTAACCAAACGTTGCCATTACGAAATAAATGCAATCCACTCCATCCGCAAACTAGTAAGTTTTTGAATTCCCAGTCTGTTTTGCATCATCTTT CAGGTGTTATATTTCTGGCGGCATTCATAACGGTGTGTCTCCATTGCCAACAAATATCACATGATCCGGCTCAACAAAACCTCAAGACTGTTCCACAACCAAATATCGAACCATATAATCCACTGAAGAAGTATAGTTATGCACAAGTGACACGAATCACAAAGTCATTTGCAGAAGTGGTTGGGAAGGGCGGATTTGGCACTGTTTATAGAGGAACTCTTTGTGATGGCCGTATCGTTGCAGTGAAGGTATTGAAAGACTCAAAAGGCAATGGTGAAGACTTCCTCACTGAAGTTGCAACCATTAGCCAAACTTCTCATGTTAACATTGTTACACTGCTAGGATTTTGCTCTGAAGGTTCCAAGAGAgcaattatttatgaatttttggGAAATGGGTCTCTTGATAAGTTTATCTCAAGCAAGACCACCGTGGATATGGATTGGCCCACACTTTATGGGATCGCTCTAGGCGTTGCCCGTGGTCTGGAGTACTTGCACCATGGTTGCAGAACAAGGATTGTACATTTCGACATTAAACCACAAAATATACTCTTAGATGATAATCTTTGTCCCAAAGTTGCAGACTTTGGTCTTGCTAAGCTATGCGAGAGGAAAGAAAGCATCTTGTCACTACTAGACACAAGAGGAACGATAGGATACATTGCACCTGAATTGTTTTCAAGAATGTATGGTAGAGTCTCACACAAGTCAGATGTGTATAGCTACGGAATGTTGGTACTTGAGATGATAGGAGCAAGGAACAAAGAAAGAGCTGCTCAAAATTCTGCATCTGATGCGAGCTCAATATATTTTCCTGAATGGATATATAAGGATATTGAGAAGGGAGACACTGGAAGGCTTAACATGGATGGAATCGTCTgcaaagaagaggagatggttAGAAAAATGACACTGGTGGGTTTGTGGTGTATTCAGTCGTCCCCAATAGATCGTCCACCGATGAACAGAGTTGTGGAAATGATGGAAGGAAGTGTGGATGCTCTTAAAGTGCCTCCCAGGCCTGGTTTGCAAGTTCAAGTAGCGCCTCTTCAAGAATCTTCTACCCTCTCAGAGAACATTTCGGTTTATACAGAGTATGATCCATGA
- the LOC103852354 gene encoding LEAF RUST 10 DISEASE-RESISTANCE LOCUS RECEPTOR-LIKE PROTEIN KINASE-like 2.4 isoform X1 → MYFISMYPLVFFFLFSIFHHLPCASSKLELCETLFECGNITAGFPFWGGTRHRNCGHPLLELLCNKNSSTSIIISDQEYSVFHLNQTSNTIKLTRPDFLGSFCSSAFTNTTLPPQIFELLPTYKNITVFYHCDPFLPYLSSHTCPKIGLISLSENHNGTCRNGFTVNVPKSFIATEKKLNMTNLESVLSKGFEVKLKIDRKACQQCLSTHGSCGFNQTLPLRNKCNPLHPQTKSVGACGNNQTLSRFVCYHNHTSGYGPRMSDGLSSGSVVDSGDHVVTSTAVAIGCAAGVIFLAAFITVCLHCQQISHDPAQQNLKTVPQPNIEPYNPLKKYSYAQVTRITKSFAEVVGKGGFGTVYRGTLCDGRIVAVKVLKDSKGNGEDFLTEVATISQTSHVNIVTLLGFCSEGSKRAIIYEFLGNGSLDKFISSKTTVDMDWPTLYGIALGVARGLEYLHHGCRTRIVHFDIKPQNILLDDNLCPKVADFGLAKLCERKESILSLLDTRGTIGYIAPELFSRMYGRVSHKSDVYSYGMLVLEMIGARNKERAAQNSASDASSIYFPEWIYKDIEKGDTGRLNMDGIVCKEEEMVRKMTLVGLWCIQSSPIDRPPMNRVVEMMEGSVDALKVPPRPGLQVQVAPLQESSTLSENISVYTEYDP, encoded by the exons ATGTACTTTATCTCCATGTATCCTCTggtctttttctttctcttctccaTATTCCACCATCTTCCTTGTGCTTCAAGTAAACTTGAATTATGTGAGACTTTGTTCGAATGTGGTAACATCACCGCCGGTTTCCCATTCTGGGGAGGGACACGTCACAGAAATTGCGGCCATCCGTTGCTGGAGCTTCTCTGCAATAAAAACAGCAGTACCTCTATTATCATCTCAGACCAAGAGTACTCAGTTTTCCATCTAAATCAAACATCCAACACTATTAAACTTACCAGACCAGACTTTCTAGGCTCTTTTTGCTCCTCTGCGTTCACCAACACAACCTTGCCTCCCCAAATTTTTGAGCTTTTGCCAACCTACAAGAATATCACTGTATTCTACCATTGTGACCCTTTTCTTCCTTACCTTTCAAGTCATACATGTCCCAAGATAGGTCTTATCTCATTGTCTGAAAATCATAACGGTACATGCCGTAATGGTTTCACGGTGAACGTTCCGAAGAGTTTTATTGCAACAGAGAAAAAGTTGAATATGACCAATTTAGAAAGTGTTTTAAGCAAAGGGTTTGAGGTGAAGTTGAAGATTGATAGAAAAGCATGTCAACAATGTTTATCCACTCATGGAAGCTGTGGATTTAACCAAACGTTGCCATTACGAAATAAATGCAATCCACTCCATCCGCAAACTA AGTCAGTGGGTGCTTGTGGAAATAATCAGACCTTGAGTAGATTTGTCTGTTATCATAACCATACCTCTGGTTATGGACCAAGGATGTCTGATG GCTTGTCCTCTGGATCGGTAGTAGATTCTGGAGACCATG TCGTGACGTCTACTGCAGTGGCAATAG GTTGCGCAGCAGGTGTTATATTTCTGGCGGCATTCATAACGGTGTGTCTCCATTGCCAACAAATATCACATGATCCGGCTCAACAAAACCTCAAGACTGTTCCACAACCAAATATCGAACCATATAATCCACTGAAGAAGTATAGTTATGCACAAGTGACACGAATCACAAAGTCATTTGCAGAAGTGGTTGGGAAGGGCGGATTTGGCACTGTTTATAGAGGAACTCTTTGTGATGGCCGTATCGTTGCAGTGAAGGTATTGAAAGACTCAAAAGGCAATGGTGAAGACTTCCTCACTGAAGTTGCAACCATTAGCCAAACTTCTCATGTTAACATTGTTACACTGCTAGGATTTTGCTCTGAAGGTTCCAAGAGAgcaattatttatgaatttttggGAAATGGGTCTCTTGATAAGTTTATCTCAAGCAAGACCACCGTGGATATGGATTGGCCCACACTTTATGGGATCGCTCTAGGCGTTGCCCGTGGTCTGGAGTACTTGCACCATGGTTGCAGAACAAGGATTGTACATTTCGACATTAAACCACAAAATATACTCTTAGATGATAATCTTTGTCCCAAAGTTGCAGACTTTGGTCTTGCTAAGCTATGCGAGAGGAAAGAAAGCATCTTGTCACTACTAGACACAAGAGGAACGATAGGATACATTGCACCTGAATTGTTTTCAAGAATGTATGGTAGAGTCTCACACAAGTCAGATGTGTATAGCTACGGAATGTTGGTACTTGAGATGATAGGAGCAAGGAACAAAGAAAGAGCTGCTCAAAATTCTGCATCTGATGCGAGCTCAATATATTTTCCTGAATGGATATATAAGGATATTGAGAAGGGAGACACTGGAAGGCTTAACATGGATGGAATCGTCTgcaaagaagaggagatggttAGAAAAATGACACTGGTGGGTTTGTGGTGTATTCAGTCGTCCCCAATAGATCGTCCACCGATGAACAGAGTTGTGGAAATGATGGAAGGAAGTGTGGATGCTCTTAAAGTGCCTCCCAGGCCTGGTTTGCAAGTTCAAGTAGCGCCTCTTCAAGAATCTTCTACCCTCTCAGAGAACATTTCGGTTTATACAGAGTATGATCCATGA